The Candidatus Thorarchaeota archaeon genome has a segment encoding these proteins:
- a CDS encoding DNA double-strand break repair nuclease NurA — translation MHRNLDRVLSQLVEEIERVEVTRRRFGAVMKKIKGQIDPARFAVMAATTPESRLVSRVQPTSLSGLRIAGIDGGLVRRDFGGMELILTRGVAVILQFQPQNGPDVEFFPDPFPEPRVQAVRQPLSSTEMDQLASLQRLEAELGVTLAVLDEFDADIILVDGSLMYHPRDRPPSASPVNEKFQEVMALYRQLYHRSKKKKATLVGVVKDSRSSRVVSMLGDILPHMLREPSMFELMQGVDYRWLLRFSRDCDILNTFLEEGERTFIFNYSAEFTQTSNSLDDDLLAWASDIWVTYLKTARDDLPIRVEVLATQGDTCTERVDRALSAILPLSWGHPEYGIPTPILEADARAKITNNESQLVVDRLAALSGLSHALLEKRRSRNPFGG, via the coding sequence TTGCATCGCAACCTTGACCGGGTCCTGTCCCAGCTTGTAGAGGAGATAGAGAGAGTCGAGGTCACGCGCAGAAGATTCGGAGCCGTCATGAAGAAAATCAAGGGGCAGATTGATCCGGCAAGGTTCGCAGTCATGGCTGCCACCACCCCTGAAAGCAGACTAGTCAGTAGAGTGCAGCCCACTAGCCTCTCGGGCCTCAGAATAGCCGGTATTGATGGTGGCCTTGTCCGAAGAGACTTTGGGGGGATGGAACTGATATTGACAAGGGGAGTCGCAGTCATTCTTCAGTTCCAACCACAGAACGGTCCAGATGTCGAGTTCTTCCCAGACCCATTCCCGGAACCAAGAGTGCAAGCGGTGAGACAACCGCTGTCTAGTACAGAGATGGACCAGCTTGCATCACTGCAACGCCTCGAAGCAGAGCTGGGAGTCACACTTGCTGTGCTTGACGAGTTTGACGCAGACATAATACTGGTCGATGGCAGTCTGATGTATCACCCCAGAGACCGCCCACCAAGTGCGTCACCAGTAAATGAGAAGTTTCAAGAGGTGATGGCGCTGTACAGACAGCTCTATCATAGATCAAAGAAGAAGAAGGCGACACTGGTGGGAGTTGTCAAAGACAGTCGTTCGAGCAGAGTGGTGTCCATGCTCGGCGACATACTACCACATATGCTGAGAGAACCTTCGATGTTCGAGCTGATGCAGGGAGTGGACTACAGATGGCTGCTCAGGTTCTCTCGCGACTGTGACATTCTCAACACGTTTCTTGAAGAGGGCGAACGCACATTCATCTTCAACTACTCGGCGGAGTTTACTCAGACTAGCAACTCACTGGATGATGATCTCTTAGCATGGGCATCGGACATATGGGTAACCTACCTCAAGACGGCAAGGGATGACCTTCCGATACGGGTGGAGGTCCTCGCTACACAGGGCGACACATGCACAGAGAGAGTAGACCGGGCACTTAGTGCAATCCTTCCGCTCTCGTGGGGGCATCCCGAGTATGGGATACCCACACCCATTCTTGAAGCGGATGCGAGAGCCAAGATTACCAATAACGAGTCACAACTGGTTGTGGACCGACTGGCGGCATTGTCTGGACTGAGTCATGCACTGCTGGAGAAGAGACGCTCCAGGAATCCATTTGGAGGTTGA
- a CDS encoding CTP synthase, with product MSTQGPNRACEPSVLWRCPLLSYSDAKTRFVFVTGGVLSGIGKGATTASIARLFQFRGLGIRIVKIDPYLNIDPGTLNPIEHGEVFVTDETWTFHPVDESEFMITEVDLDFGTYERFTGLDVHPSQNITSGQIYTSVILGERKGSFLGKTVQIIPHVTEQIKKRIWENVRKVPQPDVLLVEIGGTVGDIEAAPFLEAVRQLAMEVGRDRVAFVHVTYIPYVSAVGEFKTKPTQHSVRTLQGLGLQPDIIICRAEKRLDASARAKIALFCNVPEERVISNPDISVIYRLPLSFEEQGLGEVLVKHLHLEERRPESESWKRVVESFENATETVTIAMPGKYTTLSDSYKSINEALAHAAASEGAKVIVKWIETEVRCDEQCLAEDLRDVDGVLLTPGFGERGVEGMIGAASVSFENMIPFLGICYGAQLGTVAFARKRMGWKGANTTEVDPDSLYPVVDLMDEQRGAKNKGGTMRLGGHEVRLVEGTRLHAIYGETVTRERFRHRYHLIERYIRKMKDKGLIIAAYDNTGTIINAVELTDHPFWIGVQYHPEFKSRPGKPHPLYLGLIKAALQYKKLRGKTVASQP from the coding sequence CAGCGTTCTATGGAGGTGTCCTCTCTTGAGTTACAGCGATGCTAAAACGAGATTCGTATTCGTCACTGGAGGAGTTTTGTCGGGCATCGGCAAAGGGGCGACGACTGCATCCATCGCAAGGCTGTTCCAGTTCAGGGGACTCGGCATTCGAATCGTCAAGATCGATCCATACCTGAACATCGATCCAGGTACATTGAATCCGATAGAACATGGAGAAGTGTTTGTCACTGATGAAACGTGGACCTTTCATCCTGTGGATGAGTCCGAGTTCATGATTACCGAAGTTGATCTAGACTTCGGTACGTATGAGCGGTTCACAGGTTTGGATGTACACCCTTCACAGAACATCACCTCTGGACAAATCTACACTTCAGTGATTCTGGGCGAACGAAAGGGTAGTTTTCTTGGCAAGACTGTCCAGATAATACCGCATGTCACAGAGCAGATAAAGAAGAGAATCTGGGAGAACGTGAGAAAGGTACCGCAACCAGATGTACTCCTAGTGGAGATAGGCGGTACTGTAGGAGACATTGAAGCAGCACCGTTTCTAGAAGCAGTGCGACAGCTTGCGATGGAGGTCGGCAGAGACCGTGTGGCTTTTGTTCATGTGACATATATCCCGTATGTCAGTGCTGTTGGTGAGTTTAAGACGAAACCAACGCAACACAGCGTACGCACGCTGCAGGGACTAGGTCTTCAGCCAGACATTATCATCTGCAGAGCAGAGAAGCGACTCGATGCATCTGCAAGAGCCAAGATTGCGCTCTTCTGCAATGTACCTGAGGAGAGAGTAATCTCGAATCCAGACATATCTGTCATATACAGGCTACCACTGTCTTTTGAGGAGCAAGGCCTAGGAGAAGTACTGGTGAAGCACCTCCATCTGGAGGAGCGAAGACCCGAGTCGGAATCGTGGAAGAGAGTCGTTGAGTCATTTGAGAATGCAACTGAAACTGTGACCATAGCGATGCCGGGCAAATACACCACTCTTAGTGACTCATATAAGAGCATCAACGAGGCATTAGCACATGCCGCTGCCTCAGAGGGTGCCAAGGTCATAGTCAAGTGGATTGAGACCGAGGTCAGATGTGATGAGCAGTGCCTCGCGGAGGACCTACGGGATGTCGATGGTGTACTTCTGACGCCGGGCTTCGGAGAGAGAGGCGTTGAGGGGATGATTGGTGCCGCGTCAGTCAGTTTTGAGAACATGATTCCCTTTCTGGGCATATGCTATGGCGCGCAGCTAGGTACGGTTGCATTCGCGAGAAAGAGGATGGGATGGAAGGGCGCGAACACTACGGAGGTAGACCCGGACAGCCTGTATCCAGTCGTGGATTTAATGGATGAACAAAGGGGGGCTAAGAACAAGGGCGGCACCATGCGTCTGGGAGGTCATGAAGTACGATTGGTGGAGGGCACCCGGTTACACGCAATCTATGGTGAAACAGTGACTCGTGAGAGGTTTCGTCACAGATACCACCTGATAGAGAGATACATCAGGAAGATGAAGGACAAAGGGCTGATTATCGCGGCCTACGACAATACGGGCACCATAATCAACGCGGTCGAACTCACTGACCACCCATTCTGGATAGGCGTGCAGTACCATCCTGAGTTCAAGTCCAGACCGGGGAAGCCGCATCCACTCTACTTGGGGCTAATAAAGGCCGCACTACAATACAAGAAACTGAGAGGGAAGACTGTTGCATCGCAACCTTGA